From the Pseudomonadota bacterium genome, the window ACCAGATGGCGTCCAACCTGACGGGTCAGGTGCGCAACATCGCCGAGGTGACCACTGCGGTCGCGGAGGGCGACCTGTCCAAGAAGATCACGGTGGACGTGAAGGGCGAGGTGCTGGACCTCAAGAACACCATCAACAAGATGGTCGACGATCTCAACACGTTTGCGGGGCAGGTCACGAAGCTGGCAAGGGAAGTCGGCATCGACGGCAAGCTGGGGACCCAGGCGGTCGTCGAGGGTGTGGCAGGCACCTGGAAGGAGCTCACCGACAACGTCAATCTCATGGCGGCCAATCTTACGGAGCAGGTCAAGAGCATCGCCAAGGTAGCGACCACGCTGGCGGGGTCGGCCGAGCAGCAGCAAGGGAACTCGAAGGCAATGACCTCGAGCGCCGAGGAAACCTCGAAGCAGGCCAATCTCGTGTCGGGTACGGCGGATCGGGTGACCAAGAACGTTCAGGTGGTAGCCAGCGGAGCAGATGACCTGAACGCCACCATCAACGAGATCTCGAAGAACGCCGTCGAGGCGGCCAAGGTGGGAACGACGGCGGTGGAGATGGCAACGGCGACGAACGCCACGGTAACGAAGCTGGGAGAAAGCAGCGCCGAAATCGGCAATGTCGTGAAGGTCATTACCTCCATCGCCCAGCAGACCAATTTGCTCGCCCTGAACGCCACCATCGAGGCCGCACGCGCGGGCGAAGCGGGCAAAGGCTTCGCCGTGGTCGCGAACGAGGTCAAAGAGCTGGCAAAGGAGACGGCCAAGGCAACCGAGGATATCAGCAGGAAGATCGAAGCGATTCAAACAGACACGAAAGGAGCCGTGCAGGCGATTGGCGAAATCGGCGGCATCATCAACAAGGTAAACGACATCCAGAACACCATTGCGAGCGGCGTTGAAGAGCAGACGGCGACCACCAAGGAAATCGGTCGCAACATGGCGGAGGCCGCGCGCGGCAGCGAGGACATCTCGAAGAATATCCAGGGTGTCGCCAAGGGCGCGCAGGACACGGCTTCCGGTGCCAACGACACGCAAAGAGCCGCGGAGGCCGTAGCCGGCATGGCCGCGGAGCTCCAGCAGGTGGTGGGGCGGTTTACCTTCTGATGAGCCGTCCGATACGAGTCTTGGTGGTGGACGACGCGGTGGTGATCCGGCGCAGCGTTTCGAAGATCCTGTCGGAGGATCCCGAGATCGAGGTCGTTGCCGTTGCCGCCAACGGGCGTATCGCGCTTTCCAAGCTGCCGCTCGCTGCGCCGGACCTGGTGATACTGGACATGGAGATGCCCGACATGGACGGGCTCCAGACGCTGGCCGCTCTGAGCGAGGCGCAGCCTGAGCTGCCCGTCATCATGTTCAGCGCACACACGGAGCGGGGAGCCGCAGCGACTCTCAAGGCGCTGTCCCTTGGCGCCGCCGACTATGTTCCCAAGCCCGCCCGCATACAAAGCCCGGCAATCGCAGCCCAGTGCGTCCGCGACCAGCTGATTCCCAAAATCAAGGCGTTGTGCAGCATGACGGCGGGATTCGAGGGGTCGCCGAACGTCGCCCCGCGCCAGAGCCAGCCCGCCGGTGTGCCCTATCGGGCGCGGGAACATGCCGGCGCTCCGATCGGGCTGCTGGCGATCGGCGCTTCCACGGGAGGGCCCAAGGCTCTCGAAAGCGTGCTGGACGCGCTGCCTGCCGACTTTCCGGTTCCGACGCTGATCGTTCAGCACATGCCGCCCCTGTTCACCCGACTTCTCGCAGCCAGCCTTTCCTCGGGAGCTTCGGTAGCGGTGCGCGAGGGGTACGCCGGCGCAGCGCTCCGGCCGGGCCAGGTCTGGATCGCTCCCGGCGATGCCCACATGATGGTGGCTCGACAGGGCTCGACCGTCAGGCTGCAGATCCACAAGGGTCCAGAAGAAAACTCGTGCCGGCCTGCGGTCGACGTGCTCTTTCGCTCGGTTGCCGACGTCTACGGCGCCAGGGCCCTTGCCGTGCTCCTGACGGGAATTGGGCAGGACGGGCTGCGCGGGTGCGAGCGGATCCGCGAAGCTGGAGGACGAGTCTACGTGCAGGACGCAACGACCTCGGTGGTATGGGGCATGCCTGGCTTCGTAGCCAATGCTGGATTGGCGCATCGCATTCTTCCACTCGCTGAGCTGAGCGCGGAGATCGCTCATGAGGTGATGGCAAGCCGTGCGACGGGCGCAGGCGCGGTTGCCGCCGGAGACAAGGCGAGGCAGCAGGCATGTCGTTAGGCCAGGATGAGCTCAGCTACATCCAAAAGCTGGTTCGGGATTGCTCCGGAATAGCCATCGAAACGGGCAAAGAGTACCTGATCGAGTCGCGGCTCGCGCGGCTTTGGCGGCGTGAAGGTCATCGTTCGATTAAGGAATTCGTCGCCCATTTGAAGACCAAGAGCTTCAGCAGTCTCCACAGCGAGGTTGCGCTTGCCCTGGCCACGCACGAGACCGCCTTCTTCCGCGACGCGTCTGCTTTCGAAGCGCTGCGCGAACGGATTCTGCCCGAGATGCTGGAGAGACGCGCCCCTGCGCGCTCGCTGAATCTGTGGTCCAGCGCCTGCTCGAGCGGTCAGGAGCCCTACAGCGTGGCCCTGGCCCTGTGCGAAGCCGTGCCTGACCTGGCAAACTGGTCTGTTCGCCTCCTTGCCAGCGATATGTCGCCGGCGCTGGTCTCACGAGCCGTCGCAGGAGTCTACCGCAAGGCCGAGGTCGAGCGAGGCCTGCCGGCCCACCTGAGAGACAAGTACTTTGAAAGGAACGGTGACGACTGGCAGGCCGTCGAGTACGTCCGCCGGATGATCGAGTTCCGGACCATCAACCTCGTCGAAACGTGGCCCATGCTGCCGCGGATGGATATCGTGCTCATGCGCCACGTGCTGATCTACTTCGATGTGCCCACGAAGAGGAAGATCTTTGGCAAGCTTCGACGGATCCTGCGCCCCGACGGATTCGTGTTCTTGGGTGCGGGCGAGACCACCATTGGCGTGGACGATGCCCTGGAGCCTATCGATACCTCGACCGCGTGTTGTTATCGGTTGTCCACGCACGCGGCACAGCCAGGAGCCTCGTAATGGCCCGGATTCTCCTTATCGACGATTCCTCTTTTCAGCGCCGCCGGGTTGCCAAAGTCGTCAAGCAAGCGGGCCATGAGGTCTTGGCGGAAGCGTCGAACGGAAAGGACGGACTCGAGCTGCTTTCGAAGCAATCGCCAGCATGCGTGCTGCTTGACCTGTTGATGCCGGAGATGGACGGGCTGCAGGTTCTCGCAGCGCTCCAGGAGCGCGGCTCCAAGGTGCCCGTCGTGGTGGTCACGGCAGATATCCAGGAAGAGGTACACCAGCAGTGCATGGATCTCGGTGCCCGAGCGATCGTCACCAAACCTCCCAAGCCCGATGAGCTCAAGCGCGTGCTGCGCACGGTTCTGGAACAGGGCGGAACGGGCGCATAATGGAGCTTACACGCGACCAGCTCGACGCGCTGACAGAGCTCATGAACATCGGTGTGGCCAAGGCCGCGGGTGTCCTCAATGAAATGCTCGAGGCCCGGATTCACCTCAGGGTCCCGTCTATCAAGACGCTCACGGTGCGGGAGCTGCAGCAGGAGATGGGAAGCTCCGCCAACGACAAGCTGGCCGCGGTCCAGCTGGGATTCCGGGGCGCGTTTTCGGGTACGTCGGCGCTGGCGTTTCCAACCGATAGCGCCTCGAAGCTGGTCAGCGTCCTAACGGAGGACGAGGCCCAGGACGAGGACCCCTCGGACCTCGATTCGATTCGGGTTGGCACCCTGACCGAGGTCGGCAACATCGTCATGAACGGCGTGATGGGCTCGATCGGCAACATACTCGAAGAGCGCATCGACTACGCCGTACCGAGCTACATCGAAGACACCGTAACGAACCTTCTGACGAGCAACGTGCCGGACACCAGCGCCACGGTTATCGTGGCACGCACGCAGTTTTCCATCGAGCAGCTGCAGATCAGCGGCGACGTCATGCTGTTCTTCGAGGTCGGCTCGTTCGATGCGCTTCTGGCGTCGATCGAGACCATGATCGAGCGGGACTCGGAGGACTGAGACCAGGCGATGCTCGAGGAGATGCACTCGAAGTTCGGCGTTCTCGACCATGTGCCGCTGGGAATGTGCCTGGTGCAGCGGGAGCTTCGGATCCTGCTCTGGAATCGTTGCCTCGAAGATTGGACGAGAATCCCGCGTAAGGACGTGCTCGGAAGACCGCTTCCGGAGCTGTTTCCGCATCTCGGGAGCAACCGGTTCCGGAGCCGCTTGACAGAAATCTTCGCAGGCGGTCCGCCGACCATTTTCTCCTCCCAGATCCACAAGCACATCTTTCCCTGTCCGCTTCCGGGCGGCGCACACCGCGTCCAGCATACAACGGTAACGGCCGTTCGCGCTCTGGACGGGAAGGGCTACTACGCGCTATTTGCTGTCCAGGACGTCTCGGATTTGACGCGCCTGGTTCGCAGCGCCAGGGAAGCAAACGCCGAGCTGGAGGCTTTCACGTATTCGGTGTCCCACGATCTCCGCGCTCCGCTAAGGAGCATCGACGGTTTCGGGGAGGCTCTCGAGGAAGAGTGCGGGCCCGTCCTGAGCGATGATGGCCGCCAGTACCTGGAGCGCTTGCGGGCTGCGGCTCGCAGGATGGGCACGCTGATCGACGATCTGCTTCACCTATCTCGCGTAACGACGATGGACATGCAGCGCGGGGGGGTCGATATGAGCAGGCTGGTGGAGGCGATAGGCGACAGTTTGCGGCGGACGGAACCGTCCCGAGAAGTGGACTTGGTTGTCGCGCCCAATGTAACAGCACAAGGAGACGAGCACCTCTTGCGCGTGGCTCTGGAGAATCTCGTGGGAAATGCCTGGAAGTTCACCGGGAGGCGAGAGGCCGCTCGGATCGAGTTCGGCCTGGAGAACATGGGAGCAAACAAAGTCTATTTTGTCCGAGATAATGGCGCTGGTTTTGACATGGACCACGCAAATAAACTCTTCGAAGTATTTCAGAGATTACACTCCGCATCGGAGTTCGAGGGAACCGGAATCGGTCTGGCCACAGTACAGCGGATAATCAGGCGCCATGGTGGAAAGATCTGGGGGAAAGGCAAAACCGACAAAGGGGCTACTATGTACTTTACTCTGGGAGAGATAGGCTGATGCGCGATAAAACGATTCTACTAGTGGAGGACAACGCGGACGATAGTACGTTGGCGCAGCGTGCCTTGAAACGGGTGGGCATGGTGAGCTGCCTGGTCATTGCTCGCGATGGTTCGGAAGCGTTGGACTACCTGTTTGAATCGGAAAATAGGGAAAGTAAGAGGCTCCTTCCGGCGGTTGTAATTTTGGATCTGAGTTTGCCCAAGATTACAGGTTTTGAAGTGCTGGAAAGGGTACGGGCAGATGACAGAACGCGAACACTTCCCGTCGTGGTACTCAGCTCTTCAGCGATTGAAGGAGACATAGAGCGAAGCTATCAGCTTGGTGCAAACAGCTATGTTCAGAAACCAGTTGCATCGGCGGACTTCAGGGATGCGGTGCAGCAGATCGGGTCCTATTGGTTCAAGCTGAACGAGACTTCTGCAGGGAAGAGCCATTGACGTCATGCCTTTCCTTTGTTTGAAGCACGCGAATGTGCCAGGGGTGGCCGAGGTCGACCCAGGGTGAGCAGCAGGCTTCGCGCACTTCTGGTGGAGGACTCCGAGGACGATGCCGCGCTTGTCGTGTTCGAGCTCCGACGGAATGGCTTCGAGGTAGCATGGAGACGCGTGGAGACAGGAGAGGACCTGGAGGAGGTGCTGGAGGAGCAGGCGTGGGACGTGGTGATCTCCGACTACAGGATGCCTCGTTTCGATGGACGGGCAGCGCTTCGGATCGTAAAACGTAGAGGCCTGGACATTCCTTTCATAATCGTCTCCGGTACGATTGGGGAGGACGTGGCCGTTGAAGCGATGAGGGCAGGTGCGAACGATTACCTGCTCAAGGACAAGCTGCAGCGGCTGGGTCCGGCGGTGCGACGGGAGGTAACGGAGGCTGCGCGCCGGAGGGAGGGCAGGAAGGCTCAAAGGAGGGCGAAAGAGGTGGCCGAGCAGCTCGAGATCCGCGAGCGCGTGGCCGATTACCTGCCGGTGGGAGTGACGGTGCTTCAGTGGGAGGATCCGGCGGACCTGGGTTCGTTTCGCTTTCTGTGGCGGAACAGGGCTGCCGAGGACAGTGGTATCAACGAGCGAGTCGTTGGCAGAACGCTGAGGGAGAGCTTTCCGGACACGATGGCATCGGACGCGCCACAAGTGTACGCGCGAGCCATCGAAACGGGCAAGGTGCAAAGGCTCCCGCAGCTTCGACACGAAGACGAGGAAGGTACGTACGGTCTCTTCGACGTTCGCGCGGTTCCACTGGGAGAGCGACTGGTTGGGGTGATTTTCGAAAATGTTACCGAGCGAGAGGAAGCCGAGAGGAAGCGCGAGGAAATGGAACAGCAGATGCGCGCTGCCCAAAGGATGGAGGCAGTGGGGCGGCTTGCGGGTGGCGTGGCACACGACTTCAACAACGTGCTGACGGTCATCCAGAGCTACGCTGGCTTCTTGCTGGAGGAGTTCCGCGGCGGAGATCCAGCTCGCGAAGACGTGGCGATGATCCTCGAGGCGGCGGACCGAGCAGCGAGGCTCACGAACCAGCTGCTTGCGTTCAGCAGGCGCCAGCCGCGCGATCTGGTGGTCATGGATCTGAACGAGACACTCGGCGATGTGGACCGGATGTTGCGCCGGCTGATCGGTGAAGACGTCGACTTGAAAACGAAGTGTGGGGAGAAGCTCGGGTCGGTGAAGGCCGATCAGAGCCAGATCGAACAGATCCTGATGAACCTTGCCGTCAACGCCAGGGACGCCATGCCCGAGGGCGGCAAGCTCGCCGTGGAGACAGCGAATGTCGAGCTCGATGAGGTCTACGGCGCTGCAAAGGGAGTATGGGTTCCACCCGGCCGCTACGTAATGCTGGCGGTGACCGACACGGGCACCGGAATCGATCCGGAGACCCAGCGGCACGTCTTTGAACCGTTCTTCACGACAAAGCCGGGGGGCGCGGGGACGGGTCTTGGCTTATCCACGGTCTATGGGATCGTCAAACAGAGCGGTGGCTACATATGGGTGTATAGCGAGCTTGGCAGCGGTACGACGTTCAAGATCTACCTGCCTCGCGTTGATGACGAACCGACCAGGCCGCGGGTTTCGCAGCAAGTCGCGGTCATGGGGGGCACGGAGACCATCCTGGTGGCGGAGGACGAGGATCTGGTTCGCAGGGCAGCGGTGCGTATCCTCGAACGAGCGGGCTATCGCGTGCTCGGCGCGATCCATGGCGGTGATGCCTGCCTGGTCGCAGAACAGTACAAGGATCCGATTCACCTGCTTCTGACGGACGTGGTAATGCCCGGGATCAGCGGCAAGGACCTGGTGACCAGGTTGGCTGGCTTGCACCCGGAGATGCAGGTCATCTACATGTCGGGTTATACCGACGGCGCGATCGTCCAGCAGGGAGTACTCGAGGAAGGAACGGCCTATGTACAAAAGCCGTTTTCGCCCCACAGCCTGCTGTCAAGCGTACGCGAGGTGCTCGATCGGGCAAGAACGAAGTTGGGTTCGGGGCCTGGTTAGGTGTTGGGCCAAGGTGACTCTGCCCCCGGGGGCACCAGCGAGGTCGTTATGAAGAGGGTCCTTGTCGTCGATGACGCTGCTGACATGCGGTCGCTCATGAAACGAGCGTTGTTGCGCGAGGGCTACGACGTCACCGCCGTGGCCGAAGGCGGCGCGGCAATCGAGGCCGCCCAGCGCTCGTCGTTCGACGTGGCGGTGGTGGATTACGACATACCTCCTCCGAACGGCCTGGACGTTCTTGCTCGCTTGCGGAAGCTTCAGCCGAACTGCGTTCGGCTCCTCGTGTCCGGGGACCTGAACGTCGGAGCGACACTAGACGCGGTGAACCGGGGCGAGGTGTCTCGGGTCCTGCACAAGCCCTTTGATGGCGATGACCTGAGGGCCGCCGTCCAGGCGTCCTTCGACATGAGAAAACGCGTAGCCGAGCAGTACAGCGCTGCCGTGTCCAAGGACCATGCCAAGGAAGAGCTGCAGCTCAGGGACTGCTTCGCCAACGATTTGCTCCAGCTTGCGCTCCAGCCGATCCTGACGGCTTCGGAACGTCGGATCGTGGCGTTCGAAGCCTTGCTGCGCAGCAGGCATCCAGCGTTGAGCAGTCCATGCTCGATTCTGCAGGCTTCGGAGCGCCAGGGGCAACTGGGGCTGTTGGGCGCGGCGGTGGCGCAGCGCGCAGAGCAGTGGCTGCGCCGCTTGCC encodes:
- a CDS encoding methyl-accepting chemotaxis protein: MRNIAEVTTAVAEGDLSKKITVDVKGEVLDLKNTINKMVDDLNTFAGQVTKLAREVGIDGKLGTQAVVEGVAGTWKELTDNVNLMAANLTEQVKSIAKVATTLAGSAEQQQGNSKAMTSSAEETSKQANLVSGTADRVTKNVQVVASGADDLNATINEISKNAVEAAKVGTTAVEMATATNATVTKLGESSAEIGNVVKVITSIAQQTNLLALNATIEAARAGEAGKGFAVVANEVKELAKETAKATEDISRKIEAIQTDTKGAVQAIGEIGGIINKVNDIQNTIASGVEEQTATTKEIGRNMAEAARGSEDISKNIQGVAKGAQDTASGANDTQRAAEAVAGMAAELQQVVGRFTF
- a CDS encoding chemotaxis response regulator protein-glutamate methylesterase, whose amino-acid sequence is MSRPIRVLVVDDAVVIRRSVSKILSEDPEIEVVAVAANGRIALSKLPLAAPDLVILDMEMPDMDGLQTLAALSEAQPELPVIMFSAHTERGAAATLKALSLGAADYVPKPARIQSPAIAAQCVRDQLIPKIKALCSMTAGFEGSPNVAPRQSQPAGVPYRAREHAGAPIGLLAIGASTGGPKALESVLDALPADFPVPTLIVQHMPPLFTRLLAASLSSGASVAVREGYAGAALRPGQVWIAPGDAHMMVARQGSTVRLQIHKGPEENSCRPAVDVLFRSVADVYGARALAVLLTGIGQDGLRGCERIREAGGRVYVQDATTSVVWGMPGFVANAGLAHRILPLAELSAEIAHEVMASRATGAGAVAAGDKARQQACR
- a CDS encoding protein-glutamate O-methyltransferase CheR — protein: MSLGQDELSYIQKLVRDCSGIAIETGKEYLIESRLARLWRREGHRSIKEFVAHLKTKSFSSLHSEVALALATHETAFFRDASAFEALRERILPEMLERRAPARSLNLWSSACSSGQEPYSVALALCEAVPDLANWSVRLLASDMSPALVSRAVAGVYRKAEVERGLPAHLRDKYFERNGDDWQAVEYVRRMIEFRTINLVETWPMLPRMDIVLMRHVLIYFDVPTKRKIFGKLRRILRPDGFVFLGAGETTIGVDDALEPIDTSTACCYRLSTHAAQPGAS
- a CDS encoding response regulator, translating into MARILLIDDSSFQRRRVAKVVKQAGHEVLAEASNGKDGLELLSKQSPACVLLDLLMPEMDGLQVLAALQERGSKVPVVVVTADIQEEVHQQCMDLGARAIVTKPPKPDELKRVLRTVLEQGGTGA
- a CDS encoding chemotaxis protein CheX translates to MELTRDQLDALTELMNIGVAKAAGVLNEMLEARIHLRVPSIKTLTVRELQQEMGSSANDKLAAVQLGFRGAFSGTSALAFPTDSASKLVSVLTEDEAQDEDPSDLDSIRVGTLTEVGNIVMNGVMGSIGNILEERIDYAVPSYIEDTVTNLLTSNVPDTSATVIVARTQFSIEQLQISGDVMLFFEVGSFDALLASIETMIERDSED
- a CDS encoding ATP-binding protein, whose protein sequence is MLEEMHSKFGVLDHVPLGMCLVQRELRILLWNRCLEDWTRIPRKDVLGRPLPELFPHLGSNRFRSRLTEIFAGGPPTIFSSQIHKHIFPCPLPGGAHRVQHTTVTAVRALDGKGYYALFAVQDVSDLTRLVRSAREANAELEAFTYSVSHDLRAPLRSIDGFGEALEEECGPVLSDDGRQYLERLRAAARRMGTLIDDLLHLSRVTTMDMQRGGVDMSRLVEAIGDSLRRTEPSREVDLVVAPNVTAQGDEHLLRVALENLVGNAWKFTGRREAARIEFGLENMGANKVYFVRDNGAGFDMDHANKLFEVFQRLHSASEFEGTGIGLATVQRIIRRHGGKIWGKGKTDKGATMYFTLGEIG
- a CDS encoding response regulator, with protein sequence MRDKTILLVEDNADDSTLAQRALKRVGMVSCLVIARDGSEALDYLFESENRESKRLLPAVVILDLSLPKITGFEVLERVRADDRTRTLPVVVLSSSAIEGDIERSYQLGANSYVQKPVASADFRDAVQQIGSYWFKLNETSAGKSH
- a CDS encoding response regulator — encoded protein: MSSRLRALLVEDSEDDAALVVFELRRNGFEVAWRRVETGEDLEEVLEEQAWDVVISDYRMPRFDGRAALRIVKRRGLDIPFIIVSGTIGEDVAVEAMRAGANDYLLKDKLQRLGPAVRREVTEAARRREGRKAQRRAKEVAEQLEIRERVADYLPVGVTVLQWEDPADLGSFRFLWRNRAAEDSGINERVVGRTLRESFPDTMASDAPQVYARAIETGKVQRLPQLRHEDEEGTYGLFDVRAVPLGERLVGVIFENVTEREEAERKREEMEQQMRAAQRMEAVGRLAGGVAHDFNNVLTVIQSYAGFLLEEFRGGDPAREDVAMILEAADRAARLTNQLLAFSRRQPRDLVVMDLNETLGDVDRMLRRLIGEDVDLKTKCGEKLGSVKADQSQIEQILMNLAVNARDAMPEGGKLAVETANVELDEVYGAAKGVWVPPGRYVMLAVTDTGTGIDPETQRHVFEPFFTTKPGGAGTGLGLSTVYGIVKQSGGYIWVYSELGSGTTFKIYLPRVDDEPTRPRVSQQVAVMGGTETILVAEDEDLVRRAAVRILERAGYRVLGAIHGGDACLVAEQYKDPIHLLLTDVVMPGISGKDLVTRLAGLHPEMQVIYMSGYTDGAIVQQGVLEEGTAYVQKPFSPHSLLSSVREVLDRARTKLGSGPG
- a CDS encoding EAL domain-containing response regulator, translating into MKRVLVVDDAADMRSLMKRALLREGYDVTAVAEGGAAIEAAQRSSFDVAVVDYDIPPPNGLDVLARLRKLQPNCVRLLVSGDLNVGATLDAVNRGEVSRVLHKPFDGDDLRAAVQASFDMRKRVAEQYSAAVSKDHAKEELQLRDCFANDLLQLALQPILTASERRIVAFEALLRSRHPALSSPCSILQASERQGQLGLLGAAVAQRAEQWLRRLPPNVKLFVNLHPTELGDPDGLTSRLGILAPQAGRVVLEITERSEVMNVEAWEESTNRLCEMGFSLAVDDLGAGYSSLSVLAALKPQFIKIDMSIIRGVDRDRHKRSLVELLCRFGEATCAQVIAEGIETEAEADAVSAVGVHLVQGYLYGRPQLKQSGPQS